A genomic segment from Cyanobium sp. NIES-981 encodes:
- a CDS encoding arylsulfatase, which yields MPNTSRPKLITYDAKDPETSFPAIEQLRPPEGAPNVLLILIDDAGFGSASAFGGPCQTPTAERLAAGGLKFNRFHTTALCSPSRQALLTGRNHHSAGMGGITEIATGAPGYCSVLPNTMAPLAKTLRLNGYATAQFGKCHEVPVWQTSPVGPFDAWPTGGGGFDYFYGFIGGEANQWYPTLYEGTTPVEPGKTPEQGYHLVEDMADKALNWISQQKALSPDQPFFAYFAPGATHAPHHVPKEWADHYKGQFDAGWDVLREQTIARQKELGVIPPDCELTARHSEIPAWEEMPEAFRPVLSRQMEVYAGFMEYTDYHVGRIIEGLDKLGVLENTLVYYIIGDNGASAEGSLNGCFNEMSYFNGLQDLETHDYLKERLDKLGGPESYNHYAVGWAHAMNTPYQWTKQVASHFGGTRNGTVVHWPEGIRAKGEIRSQFTHVIDVAPTILEAAGLPEPESVDGIRQDPIEGVSMLYTFDDPAAAERHETQYFEMFGNRGIYHKGWTAVTHHSTPWIQTAAPALDDDVWELYDTTKDWSQARDLAREMPQKLHALQRLWLIEAMRYKVLPIDDRLIERINPDTAGRPTLIQGETQLLFGGMGRLSENCVLNIKNKSHSITAEIVVPEDGAEGVIISQGANIGGWSLYAKGGKLKYCYNWGGFQRFYVEGQSPIPAGEHQVRMEFAYEGGGLGKGGTVTLYTDGQQVGQGLIGATLAMVFSADDGCDIGEDSGAPVSEDYGPRGNGFNGRVKGVQLAIDEAARNLMHRVDPAMAIQLAMARQ from the coding sequence ATGCCGAACACGTCGCGGCCGAAACTGATCACCTACGACGCGAAGGATCCGGAAACGTCATTCCCCGCAATCGAGCAATTGCGACCCCCCGAGGGAGCGCCCAACGTGCTCCTCATCCTGATCGATGACGCCGGTTTCGGCTCTGCCAGCGCGTTCGGTGGCCCCTGCCAGACGCCCACAGCGGAGCGACTGGCAGCCGGCGGTCTGAAGTTCAACCGCTTCCACACCACCGCCCTGTGCTCACCTTCGCGCCAGGCCCTGCTCACCGGACGCAACCACCACTCCGCTGGAATGGGCGGGATCACGGAGATCGCCACGGGCGCTCCCGGCTACTGCTCGGTGCTGCCCAACACCATGGCCCCCCTGGCCAAGACCCTACGGCTGAACGGATACGCCACGGCCCAGTTCGGCAAGTGCCATGAAGTGCCGGTCTGGCAGACCAGTCCGGTCGGGCCGTTCGACGCCTGGCCGACCGGCGGCGGCGGCTTCGACTACTTCTATGGATTCATCGGAGGAGAAGCGAATCAGTGGTACCCCACGTTGTATGAAGGCACCACACCGGTGGAGCCAGGCAAGACACCTGAGCAGGGCTACCATCTCGTGGAAGACATGGCCGACAAGGCCCTGAACTGGATCTCACAACAGAAAGCACTTTCGCCCGATCAGCCCTTCTTCGCCTATTTCGCACCTGGTGCTACCCATGCACCCCATCACGTGCCGAAAGAGTGGGCCGATCATTACAAGGGTCAATTCGACGCTGGCTGGGATGTGCTTCGCGAGCAGACGATCGCCCGCCAGAAAGAATTAGGGGTGATCCCTCCGGACTGTGAACTCACCGCCCGCCACAGCGAGATCCCGGCCTGGGAGGAGATGCCGGAGGCCTTCCGCCCGGTGTTGAGCCGGCAGATGGAGGTGTATGCCGGCTTCATGGAATACACGGATTATCATGTGGGCCGCATCATCGAAGGCCTGGACAAGCTTGGAGTTCTTGAGAACACGCTTGTTTATTATATCATCGGCGACAATGGTGCTTCTGCCGAGGGATCATTGAACGGCTGTTTCAATGAGATGAGCTATTTCAATGGCCTGCAGGATCTGGAGACGCACGACTATCTGAAGGAGCGCCTCGACAAGCTGGGTGGGCCGGAGTCCTACAACCACTACGCCGTGGGCTGGGCCCATGCGATGAACACGCCTTACCAGTGGACCAAGCAGGTGGCCTCCCATTTCGGTGGCACCCGCAACGGCACCGTCGTTCACTGGCCCGAGGGGATCCGCGCCAAGGGCGAGATCCGCTCCCAGTTCACCCACGTCATCGATGTTGCTCCGACGATTCTGGAGGCGGCAGGCCTGCCGGAACCCGAGTCGGTCGATGGAATCCGGCAGGATCCGATCGAGGGAGTGAGCATGCTTTACACCTTCGATGATCCCGCGGCGGCTGAGCGGCACGAAACCCAGTATTTCGAGATGTTCGGGAACCGCGGCATCTATCACAAGGGATGGACGGCCGTGACCCACCACTCCACTCCCTGGATTCAGACGGCTGCGCCTGCCCTCGATGATGACGTCTGGGAGCTGTACGACACGACGAAGGACTGGAGCCAGGCCAGGGATCTCGCCAGGGAGATGCCGCAGAAGCTCCATGCACTCCAGCGCCTCTGGCTGATCGAGGCGATGCGCTACAAGGTGCTGCCGATCGACGACCGGCTGATCGAGAGGATCAACCCCGACACGGCAGGACGCCCGACCCTGATCCAGGGCGAGACGCAATTGCTCTTTGGCGGCATGGGCCGACTCTCGGAAAACTGCGTGCTCAACATCAAGAACAAATCCCACTCGATCACGGCCGAGATCGTGGTGCCGGAAGATGGTGCCGAGGGAGTGATCATCTCCCAGGGTGCGAACATCGGCGGTTGGAGTCTCTATGCCAAGGGAGGAAAACTCAAGTACTGCTATAATTGGGGCGGGTTCCAGCGCTTTTATGTGGAGGGGCAGTCCCCCATCCCTGCCGGAGAACACCAGGTGCGCATGGAGTTCGCCTACGAAGGCGGCGGCCTGGGCAAGGGCGGCACCGTCACCCTCTACACCGACGGCCAGCAGGTGGGCCAGGGGCTGATCGGAGCCACGCTGGCGATGGTCTTCTCTGCGGATGACGGTTGCGACATCGGTGAGGACAGCGGCGCCCCTGTTTCGGAGGACTATGGACCCCGCGGCAACGGCTTCAACGGCAGGGTGAAAGGCGTGCAGCTGGCGATCGATGAGGCTGCCAGGAACCTCATGCACCGTGTCGATCCGGCAATGGCGATCCAGCTGGCGATGGCGCGGCAATGA
- a CDS encoding IS3 family transposase (programmed frameshift) yields MKRTRHTAEQIIRKLKTADQLIAQGKTVADVCRVIEVTQPTYHRWRQQYGGMQAEEARRLTQLEKENARLKKLLAEAELEKAMLKDLGGGKLLSPERRRRAVTVLQERYRASERQACRVVGQHRSTQRHCGKVVDLEETKLRHRLREIAAEHIRWGRRMAYRLLRREGWTVNHKRVQRLWREEGLQRPTPRKRKRARPADGSVRRHRAQHPHQVWAMDFQFDATADGRRLKFLNVIDEHSRLCLAIRVGRRCKAKDVVTVLEELTSLYPAPAFIRSDNGPEFIAQALRDWCETSTTTSTAYIEPGSPWENGFAESFNGRFRDEFLNTELFTTAPEAQILADRWRWEYNTLRPHSALQGRTPMEAAQQGAAA; encoded by the exons ATGAAACGCACCAGGCACACAGCGGAGCAGATCATCCGCAAGCTCAAGACCGCCGACCAGCTGATTGCCCAGGGCAAGACCGTCGCCGATGTCTGCCGCGTCATCGAGGTGACGCAGCCGACGTATCACCGCTGGCGGCAGCAGTACGGCGGCATGCAGGCCGAGGAGGCCCGCCGGCTGACGCAGCTGGAGAAGGAGAACGCCCGGCTCAAGAAGTTGTTGGCAGAAGCCGAGTTGGAGAAGGCGATGCTCAAGGACCTTG GCGGAGGGAAACTTCTGAGCCCGGAACGCCGTCGCAGGGCCGTCACGGTCCTGCAGGAGCGTTACCGGGCATCAGAGCGCCAGGCCTGCCGTGTTGTGGGGCAGCACCGCAGCACCCAGCGCCATTGCGGGAAGGTCGTCGACCTGGAGGAGACCAAGCTTCGGCACCGCCTGAGGGAGATTGCAGCTGAGCACATCCGCTGGGGCCGCCGCATGGCCTACCGCCTGCTGCGTCGGGAGGGCTGGACCGTGAACCACAAGCGGGTGCAACGGCTCTGGCGGGAGGAGGGGCTGCAGCGGCCCACTCCCAGGAAGCGGAAGCGGGCACGGCCCGCCGACGGCTCGGTGAGGCGTCACCGGGCCCAGCATCCCCACCAGGTGTGGGCCATGGATTTCCAGTTCGATGCCACCGCCGATGGCCGCAGACTCAAGTTCCTGAACGTGATCGACGAGCACAGCCGCCTCTGCCTGGCGATCCGGGTGGGCAGGCGGTGCAAGGCCAAAGACGTGGTGACTGTGCTGGAGGAACTCACCAGCCTCTACCCGGCGCCAGCGTTCATCCGATCGGACAACGGCCCTGAGTTCATTGCCCAGGCTCTACGGGACTGGTGTGAGACCAGTACCACCACCAGCACGGCCTACATCGAGCCAGGATCCCCGTGGGAGAACGGTTTTGCCGAGTCGTTCAACGGCCGGTTCCGGGATGAGTTCCTCAACACCGAGTTGTTCACCACAGCCCCGGAGGCTCAGATCCTGGCCGATCGCTGGCGATGGGAGTACAACACGCTCAGGCCACACTCGGCCCTCCAAGGGCGTACGCCCATGGAGGCAGCTCAACAAGGAGCTGCAGCATGA
- a CDS encoding valine--tRNA ligase, with protein sequence MGRLHLPAVSEAALPKTYDPAGTEARWQAAWEAAGAFHPDPEAPGEPFSVVIPPPNVTGSLHMGHAFNTALIDTIVRFQRLRGRNVLCLPGTDHASIAVQTILEKQIQAEGGSKDDLGRDAFLERAWSWKAQSGGTIVGQLRRLGYSVDWRRERFTLDPGLSAAVAEAFVRLHEQGLIYRGEYLVNWCPASGSAVSDLEVETKEVDGHLWHFRYPLSGEPGPDGTDHLVVATTRPETLLGDTGVAVHPGDPRYAALVGRTLTLPLVGRAIPIVADDHVDPAFGTGCVKVTPAHDPNDFAIGARHGLPQITVMAKDGTMNAAAGRFAGLDRFEARKAVVAAMEAEGFLVKVEPHRHSVPFSDRGKVPVEPLLSTQWFVKAEPLAARCREALERGEPRFVPQRWEKVYRDWLTDIRDWCISRQLWWGHRIPAWFVVSETGGVITDATPYVVARDGAEALAKAEAQFGEASRAAGLELQLEQDPDVLDTWFSSGLWPFSTLGWPDETSADLAAWYPTSVLVTGFDIIFFWVARMTMMAGAFTGRMPFRDVYIHGLVRDENNRKMSKSAGNGIDPLPLIERYGADALRFALVREVAGAGQDIRLDYDRSDGSSGTVETARNFANKLWNATRFALMNLGGETPASLGAPVAAELESEDRWILSRLARTADEAAELYGSYRLGEAAKLLYEFAWNDLCDQYIEWAKPRLGGEEAGARTAARRVLATSLEALLVLLHPLMPHLTEELWHAVTGAEPDTFLALQAWPEPEGGWIDEGHEQAFQFGIEAVRALRNLRALSGAKPSERLPVGIHSGSAERRAFLEANQEKILRLVGGSALGLEPQPAAGQLLGIVDSDAQVSLTVPQQSLAALRSRLEKDLAKAEKEIQGLAGRLANPNFAGKAPPEVVAACRANLAEVEAQATLARQRLADLG encoded by the coding sequence ATGGGCCGACTCCACCTCCCCGCCGTGTCCGAGGCCGCCCTGCCCAAGACCTACGACCCCGCCGGCACCGAAGCCCGCTGGCAGGCGGCCTGGGAGGCGGCGGGGGCCTTCCACCCGGATCCTGAGGCGCCAGGTGAACCGTTCTCGGTGGTGATCCCGCCGCCGAACGTGACCGGCAGCCTGCACATGGGCCATGCCTTCAACACGGCCCTGATCGACACGATCGTGCGCTTCCAGCGCCTGCGCGGCCGGAACGTGCTGTGTCTGCCCGGCACCGACCACGCCTCGATCGCGGTGCAGACCATCCTCGAGAAGCAGATCCAGGCCGAGGGCGGCAGCAAGGACGACCTGGGCCGCGACGCCTTCCTCGAGCGCGCCTGGAGCTGGAAGGCCCAGAGCGGCGGCACGATCGTGGGCCAGCTGCGGCGGCTGGGCTATTCGGTGGACTGGCGGCGCGAGCGCTTCACCCTCGATCCGGGCCTGAGCGCCGCGGTGGCTGAAGCCTTCGTGCGCCTGCACGAGCAGGGGCTGATCTACCGGGGCGAATACCTGGTGAACTGGTGCCCGGCCTCGGGGTCGGCGGTGAGCGATCTGGAGGTGGAAACCAAGGAGGTGGATGGCCACCTCTGGCACTTCCGCTATCCCCTCAGCGGAGAACCCGGCCCCGACGGCACCGACCATCTGGTGGTGGCCACCACCCGGCCGGAAACGCTGCTGGGCGACACCGGCGTGGCGGTGCACCCCGGCGACCCCCGCTATGCGGCGCTGGTGGGCCGCACGCTCACCCTGCCGCTGGTGGGCCGAGCGATCCCGATCGTGGCCGACGACCACGTGGATCCGGCCTTCGGCACGGGCTGCGTGAAGGTGACCCCCGCCCACGATCCCAACGACTTCGCCATCGGCGCCCGCCACGGCCTGCCGCAGATCACGGTGATGGCGAAGGACGGCACCATGAATGCCGCCGCCGGCCGCTTCGCCGGGCTGGATCGCTTCGAGGCGCGCAAGGCGGTGGTGGCGGCGATGGAAGCGGAAGGCTTCCTGGTGAAGGTGGAGCCGCACCGCCACAGCGTGCCGTTTTCGGATCGGGGCAAGGTGCCGGTGGAGCCGCTGCTCTCCACCCAGTGGTTCGTGAAGGCCGAGCCCCTGGCGGCCCGCTGCCGCGAGGCCCTGGAGCGGGGTGAGCCCCGCTTCGTGCCCCAGCGCTGGGAGAAGGTGTACCGCGACTGGCTCACCGACATCCGCGACTGGTGCATCAGCCGCCAGCTCTGGTGGGGCCACCGCATCCCCGCCTGGTTCGTGGTGAGTGAAACCGGCGGTGTGATCACCGATGCCACCCCCTACGTGGTGGCCCGCGATGGGGCCGAAGCACTGGCGAAGGCCGAGGCCCAGTTCGGCGAAGCCAGCCGGGCGGCAGGCCTGGAGCTGCAGCTGGAGCAGGATCCCGATGTGCTCGACACCTGGTTCTCCAGCGGCCTGTGGCCCTTCTCCACCCTGGGCTGGCCGGATGAGACCAGCGCCGATCTGGCCGCCTGGTATCCCACCAGCGTGCTGGTGACCGGCTTCGACATCATCTTCTTCTGGGTGGCGCGGATGACGATGATGGCCGGCGCCTTCACCGGCCGCATGCCCTTCCGGGATGTGTACATCCACGGCCTGGTGCGGGATGAGAACAACCGCAAGATGAGCAAATCGGCGGGCAACGGCATCGATCCGCTGCCGCTGATCGAGCGCTACGGCGCCGATGCCCTGCGCTTCGCCCTGGTGCGCGAGGTGGCCGGCGCCGGCCAGGACATCCGCCTCGACTACGACCGCAGCGACGGCAGCTCCGGCACGGTGGAGACGGCCCGCAACTTCGCCAACAAGCTCTGGAACGCCACCCGTTTCGCCCTGATGAACCTGGGCGGCGAGACCCCCGCCAGCCTGGGCGCCCCCGTGGCCGCCGAGCTGGAGAGCGAAGACCGCTGGATCCTCTCGCGCCTGGCCCGCACTGCCGATGAGGCGGCGGAGCTCTACGGCAGCTACCGCCTCGGCGAAGCGGCCAAGCTGCTCTACGAGTTCGCCTGGAACGACCTCTGCGACCAGTACATCGAGTGGGCCAAGCCGCGGCTGGGCGGTGAGGAGGCCGGCGCCCGCACGGCGGCGCGGCGGGTGCTGGCCACCAGCCTCGAGGCCCTGCTGGTACTGCTGCACCCGCTGATGCCCCACCTCACCGAGGAGCTCTGGCACGCCGTGACCGGCGCCGAGCCGGACACCTTCCTGGCCCTGCAGGCCTGGCCCGAACCGGAAGGCGGCTGGATCGATGAGGGCCATGAGCAGGCCTTCCAGTTCGGCATCGAGGCGGTGCGCGCCCTGCGCAACCTGCGGGCGCTCTCGGGGGCGAAGCCATCGGAGCGGCTTCCGGTGGGGATCCACAGCGGCAGCGCCGAGCGCCGGGCCTTTCTGGAGGCGAACCAGGAAAAGATCCTGCGCCTGGTGGGCGGGAGTGCCCTCGGGTTGGAGCCCCAGCCGGCGGCCGGCCAGCTGCTGGGCATCGTCGACAGCGACGCCCAGGTGAGCCTCACGGTGCCCCAGCAGAGCCTCGCGGCCCTGCGCAGCCGCTTGGAGAAAGACCTGGCCAAGGCTGAGAAGGAGATCCAGGGTCTCGCCGGCCGCCTCGCCAACCCCAACTTCGCGGGCAAGGCCCCGCCTGAGGTGGTGGCCGCCTGCCGCGCCAACCTAGCCGAAGTGGAGGCCCAGGCGACCCTGGCACGGCAGCGCCTCGCCGATCTGGGCTGA
- a CDS encoding arylsulfatase: MPSNEYRPGTAFPGVIGRTADVSTPAWPEPIRAPEGSPNVLFIVMDDLGYGQLGCYGSPIATPHIDALAAEGLRFSNMHTTALCSPSRSCIINGRNHHSNGLACITEGSMGYPGSNGYIPFENGYLSEILLQKGYNTYAVGKWHLTPAEATSAAGPYDRWPLGRGFERFYGFLGGDTHQYYPELVRDNTQVEPPATPEQGYHLTPDLVTQAKAMIADAKQVAPNKPFFLYFAPGAMHAPHHVPKEWADRYKGQFDDGWEAYRQKVFARQKELGLIPPDTVLSRHDPDVPDWDSLSAEEQRLYARMMEVFAGFLEHTDHYIGELIKFLKELGDYDNTLIMLISDNGASSEGGPTGSVNEGKFFNNVPDSLEQNLAAIDDIGGPKYFNHYPWGWTHAGNTPFRRWKRETYRGGTSDPFIVSWPKGITARGEIRSQYAHAIDMLPTVLEALGFEPPTTIRGVTQSPIEGFSLASCFNDAGAPSLHRTQYFEMFGHRSLYHEGWRAVCPWPGTSFVESGRRFGDPISYDQLIQLDAHGWELYNLEEDFAETNNLAATERDRLIAMIGMWYVEAGKYNVLPIDSRGTQRFAIERPQIAADRQRYIYYPGTQVVPGNAAPRVLNRPHSISVEVTVPEEGADGVLFSMGGNDGGFAFYVQNGTLTYGYNYVADTHSRITAASPIPSGHHILSVEFTPTGPADIANGKGTPAHIALFVDGQPVGEGDLPVTIPLSLGLAAGVAVGADPGSPTMPDYQPPFAYAGVVKRALVDVSGEPLESLADQMRMILARQ; this comes from the coding sequence ATGCCGTCCAACGAATACCGGCCCGGTACGGCCTTCCCCGGCGTGATCGGCCGCACGGCGGATGTGTCCACCCCGGCCTGGCCCGAGCCGATCCGGGCCCCGGAGGGCAGCCCCAACGTGCTGTTCATCGTGATGGACGACCTGGGCTACGGGCAGCTCGGCTGCTACGGCAGCCCGATCGCCACTCCCCACATCGATGCCCTGGCGGCCGAGGGGCTGCGCTTCAGCAACATGCACACCACGGCCCTGTGCTCGCCGTCGCGCTCCTGCATCATCAACGGCCGCAACCACCATTCCAACGGGCTGGCCTGCATCACCGAAGGGTCGATGGGCTACCCCGGCTCCAACGGCTACATCCCCTTCGAGAACGGCTACCTCTCGGAAATCCTGCTGCAGAAGGGCTACAACACCTACGCGGTGGGCAAGTGGCACCTCACACCGGCGGAAGCCACCTCGGCGGCAGGCCCCTACGACCGCTGGCCCCTCGGCCGGGGCTTCGAGCGCTTCTACGGCTTCCTGGGGGGCGACACCCACCAGTACTACCCCGAGCTGGTGCGCGACAACACCCAGGTGGAGCCCCCCGCCACCCCCGAGCAGGGGTACCACCTCACCCCGGATCTGGTGACGCAGGCCAAGGCGATGATCGCCGATGCCAAGCAGGTGGCCCCCAACAAGCCCTTCTTCCTCTACTTCGCCCCCGGGGCCATGCATGCACCGCACCACGTGCCGAAGGAGTGGGCCGATCGATACAAGGGGCAATTCGATGACGGCTGGGAGGCCTACCGCCAGAAGGTGTTCGCCCGCCAGAAGGAGCTGGGCCTCATTCCGCCCGACACGGTGCTCTCCCGCCACGATCCCGACGTGCCGGACTGGGACAGCCTCTCGGCGGAGGAGCAGCGCCTCTACGCCCGCATGATGGAGGTGTTCGCCGGCTTCCTCGAGCACACCGACCATTACATCGGTGAGCTGATCAAGTTCCTCAAGGAACTGGGGGACTACGACAACACCCTGATCATGCTGATCTCCGACAACGGCGCCAGCTCCGAGGGCGGGCCCACCGGCTCGGTGAACGAGGGCAAGTTCTTCAACAACGTTCCCGACAGCCTGGAGCAGAATCTGGCCGCCATCGATGACATCGGCGGCCCGAAGTATTTCAACCACTACCCCTGGGGCTGGACCCACGCCGGCAACACCCCCTTCCGCCGCTGGAAGCGCGAGACCTACCGGGGCGGCACCAGCGATCCCTTCATCGTGAGCTGGCCGAAGGGCATCACTGCCAGGGGCGAGATCCGCAGCCAGTACGCCCACGCCATCGACATGCTGCCCACGGTGCTCGAGGCCCTCGGCTTCGAGCCGCCCACCACGATCCGGGGCGTGACCCAGAGCCCGATCGAAGGCTTCAGCCTGGCCTCCTGCTTCAACGATGCAGGAGCGCCGAGCCTGCACCGCACCCAGTACTTCGAGATGTTCGGCCATCGCTCGCTCTACCACGAGGGCTGGCGGGCGGTGTGCCCCTGGCCGGGCACCTCGTTTGTGGAATCGGGGCGCCGCTTCGGTGATCCGATCAGCTACGACCAGCTGATCCAGCTGGATGCCCACGGCTGGGAGCTCTACAACCTCGAGGAGGATTTCGCCGAAACCAACAACCTGGCGGCCACCGAGCGCGACCGGCTGATCGCCATGATCGGCATGTGGTACGTGGAGGCGGGCAAGTACAACGTGCTGCCGATCGACAGCCGCGGCACCCAGCGCTTCGCGATCGAGCGGCCCCAGATCGCCGCGGACCGGCAGCGCTACATCTATTACCCCGGCACCCAGGTGGTGCCGGGCAATGCGGCCCCCCGCGTGCTCAACCGGCCCCATTCCATCTCCGTGGAGGTGACCGTGCCGGAAGAGGGCGCCGATGGCGTGCTGTTCAGCATGGGCGGCAACGACGGCGGCTTCGCCTTCTACGTGCAGAACGGCACGCTCACCTACGGCTACAACTACGTGGCCGACACCCACAGCCGGATCACGGCGGCCTCGCCGATCCCCAGCGGCCATCACATCCTCAGCGTGGAGTTCACCCCCACGGGGCCTGCCGACATCGCCAACGGCAAGGGCACGCCGGCCCACATCGCCCTGTTCGTGGATGGCCAGCCGGTGGGCGAGGGCGATCTTCCCGTCACCATTCCCCTCAGCCTCGGCCTGGCGGCCGGCGTGGCGGTGGGTGCCGATCCGGGATCCCCCACCATGCCGGACTACCAGCCTCCCTTCGCCTATGCCGGCGTGGTGAAGCGGGCCCTGGTGGATGTGTCCGGCGAACCGCTGGAGAGTCTGGCGGACCAGATGCGGATGATCCTGGCGCGGCAGTAG
- a CDS encoding uracil-xanthine permease family protein yields MERPPEIAYWIDERPPPLKLALLGLQHAVVICPYLVLVALVVEAAGIRSSQAAPYIGMAMVAVVLHALLQARRWPLLGSGYLCPPIVSAIYLPASLSAASVGGLPLVAGMVVFAAATEMLLSRLVTSLRRVFPAVVSGIILMAVGIELAKIALGIVLDARLAGTASFGPVELIFGVAVGVMVGLSVWGRGPMKLFCALLGILAGYGLATALGQLSPVLTTNFAAAQPFAVPLLAPAGVAFHWDFVFPFLLAGVASGLRTVGVITTCQQMNDSSWSKPDTRSLRGGVLADGLGCALGGLFATPGLSVSPTLAGIQRATGATSRAIVWSLAVWFLLLACLPKLATLIVHMPKPVMAAALFFNGSFMLVGGMEIAFRRPVAIRETFTIGIALILAMGSVIYPGFFKALPAWTQPITASPIAIATIAAVGLNLLFLLGRRRSSQLDLSLEDQPATNRQLNRFVRDRAKVWKLPARESERILRTLDDLTDQILASNANTGPIALSLAYDDYDVTAELTYEGSLVQTRTARFIREPSEEQAFISGLSCFLVDVNADRIEPTCQGGVCRLRLVFQI; encoded by the coding sequence ATGGAACGCCCGCCGGAGATTGCCTACTGGATCGACGAGCGGCCACCGCCGCTGAAGCTTGCCCTGCTGGGTCTGCAGCACGCGGTGGTGATCTGTCCCTACCTGGTGCTGGTGGCCCTGGTGGTGGAGGCGGCAGGCATCCGCTCCAGTCAGGCGGCGCCATACATCGGTATGGCGATGGTGGCCGTGGTGCTGCACGCCCTGCTCCAGGCGCGCCGCTGGCCCCTGCTCGGTTCTGGCTATCTCTGCCCGCCGATCGTGTCGGCCATCTACCTGCCGGCGTCGCTGTCGGCAGCCTCGGTGGGCGGCCTGCCCCTGGTGGCGGGGATGGTGGTGTTCGCGGCCGCCACCGAGATGTTGCTGTCCCGCTTGGTCACCAGCCTCAGACGGGTGTTCCCGGCCGTGGTGTCCGGGATCATCCTGATGGCGGTTGGCATCGAACTGGCCAAGATCGCCCTGGGCATTGTGTTGGATGCCCGCCTGGCCGGCACGGCGTCGTTCGGGCCGGTGGAGCTGATCTTCGGGGTGGCGGTGGGGGTGATGGTGGGGTTGAGCGTCTGGGGGCGGGGTCCGATGAAGCTCTTCTGCGCTCTCCTGGGAATCCTGGCGGGCTACGGCCTTGCCACTGCACTGGGGCAGCTCTCGCCTGTGCTCACCACCAACTTCGCAGCGGCCCAGCCCTTCGCCGTGCCGTTACTGGCACCGGCCGGAGTGGCCTTCCACTGGGACTTCGTCTTCCCCTTCCTTCTGGCCGGCGTGGCTTCCGGGCTGCGCACGGTGGGAGTGATCACCACATGCCAGCAGATGAACGACAGCAGCTGGAGCAAGCCCGACACCCGCAGCCTGCGCGGAGGGGTGCTGGCGGATGGGCTGGGCTGCGCCCTGGGGGGGCTGTTCGCCACGCCGGGGCTGAGCGTAAGCCCAACCCTGGCGGGGATCCAGCGCGCCACCGGCGCCACCAGCCGAGCGATCGTGTGGTCGCTGGCGGTGTGGTTCTTGCTGCTGGCCTGCCTGCCCAAGCTGGCCACCTTGATCGTGCACATGCCGAAGCCGGTGATGGCTGCAGCACTGTTCTTCAACGGCTCGTTCATGCTGGTGGGCGGAATGGAGATCGCCTTCCGCCGGCCGGTGGCCATCCGGGAGACGTTCACCATCGGCATCGCGCTGATCCTGGCGATGGGCAGCGTGATCTACCCGGGCTTCTTCAAGGCCCTGCCTGCCTGGACCCAGCCGATTACCGCCTCGCCGATCGCCATCGCCACGATCGCTGCAGTTGGCCTCAACCTTCTTTTTCTGCTGGGACGACGTCGCTCCAGTCAGCTGGACCTGAGCCTGGAGGATCAACCGGCCACCAACCGACAGCTGAACCGGTTCGTGCGGGACCGCGCCAAGGTCTGGAAGCTCCCTGCCCGGGAGTCGGAGCGGATTCTGCGAACCCTGGACGACCTCACCGACCAGATCCTGGCGTCGAACGCGAACACCGGCCCGATCGCCCTGAGCCTCGCCTATGACGACTACGACGTCACGGCCGAACTGACCTACGAGGGCAGCCTGGTGCAGACCCGTACGGCCCGCTTCATCCGCGAGCCCAGCGAGGAGCAGGCCTTCATCAGCGGACTGTCCTGTTTTCTGGTGGATGTGAACGCCGACCGGATCGAGCCCACCTGCCAGGGCGGCGTCTGCCGGCTGCGGCTGGTGTTTCAGATCTGA
- a CDS encoding GNAT family N-acetyltransferase: MTPQTPQPLTFDSLDTSSRDAVAELFTRTFTASEGEREGILVGNLASELAGLIDDQEVMAIGARQGDALVGCVIFSHLQFEHASRIFMLSPLAVRTAFQRQGIGSQLIRHGLEELQRRSVAVVVTYGDPAFYGKAGFQPIAPGTIQPPFPLSQPQGWLGCSLMGEPLPALPGRPTCVRPFRNPAYW; encoded by the coding sequence ATGACACCTCAGACACCCCAACCCCTCACCTTCGATTCCCTTGACACCAGCAGCCGCGACGCCGTGGCCGAGCTGTTCACCCGTACGTTCACCGCCTCCGAAGGCGAGCGTGAGGGCATCCTGGTGGGGAACCTGGCTTCCGAGCTCGCGGGCTTGATCGACGATCAGGAGGTGATGGCCATCGGCGCCCGTCAGGGAGATGCTCTGGTGGGCTGCGTGATCTTCAGCCACCTTCAGTTCGAGCACGCCTCACGGATTTTCATGCTCTCCCCCCTGGCTGTGCGCACGGCGTTCCAGCGCCAGGGCATCGGCAGCCAGTTGATCCGCCACGGCCTGGAGGAGCTCCAGCGTCGCTCGGTGGCGGTGGTGGTCACCTACGGCGACCCGGCCTTCTACGGCAAAGCGGGGTTCCAGCCCATCGCTCCGGGCACGATTCAGCCGCCATTCCCGCTGTCTCAGCCGCAGGGGTGGCTCGGCTGTTCTCTCATGGGAGAGCCGCTGCCCGCCCTTCCCGGCCGCCCCACTTGCGTGAGGCCGTTCAGGAATCCCGCCTACTGGTGA